In Quercus robur chromosome 10, dhQueRobu3.1, whole genome shotgun sequence, a genomic segment contains:
- the LOC126703394 gene encoding ethylene-responsive transcription factor ERF112-like, whose protein sequence is MDSLEISGIPFEPQNLCKNYTQTPLEGEEVHENEEKRSMKFPKRVNSNGRRFLGVRQRPSGRWVAEIKDSSQKLRLWLGTFDSDEEAARAYDSAARLLRGRNAKTNFPCHGNMNSHEESSSLLGKNPRLFQILQHAITKNHARSPSLFPDEVIPWNDHITGDKVDSNHFDTLVEETIVCSSNSESAGSCGFDHDRNMLSQLSFGSSKVYSSVFVAPSFSSSLCQVREDQKNSQEA, encoded by the coding sequence ATGGACAGCCTAGAGATCTCAGGAATCCCTTTTGAGCCTCAAAATTTATGCAAAAATTATACCCAAACACCGCTTGAAGGAGAAGAAGTccatgaaaatgaagaaaaaagaagcatgAAGTTTCCTAAAAGAGTGAACAGCAATGGAAGAAGGTTTCTAGGGGTGAGACAAAGGCCCTCAGGAAGATGGGTTGCTGAAATCAAAGACTCATCTCAGAAGCTGAGGCTTTGGTTAGGGACTTTCGACAGTGACGAAGAGGCTGCTCGAGCTTATGACAGTGCTGCCAGGCTTCTAAGGGGAAGGAATGCCAAGACAAACTTCCCATGTCATGGAAACATGAACTCACATGAAGAAAGTAGCAGCTTATTGGGAAAGAATCCGAGGCTGTTTCAAATTCTTCAGCATGCAATCACAAAGAACCATGCAAGATCCCCATCTCTTTTCCCTGATGAGGTAATTCCATGGAATGATCATATAACAGGTGACAAAGTGGATTCAAACCATTTTGATACGCTTGTTGAAGAAACTATAGTTTGTTCATCAAACTCTGAATCAGCTGGAAGCTGTGGTTTTGATCATGATAGAAATATGCTTTCACAGCTCTCATTTGGTAGTTCCAAGGTTTATTCTTCTGTTTTTGTAGCTCCTTCTTTCAGTTCTTCTCTATGTCAAGTAAGAGAAGATCAAAAGAATAGCCAAGAGGCTTAG